One window from the genome of Dyadobacter sp. CECT 9275 encodes:
- a CDS encoding acyl-CoA dehydrogenase — MDFTLSEEHRAVKEAARDFARTELLPGVIERDTVQKFDPVLIKKMGEMGFMGMMVSPEYGGGGMDTLSYVIAMEEISSVDASAGVIMSVNNSLVCWGLEYFGTAFQKQNYLTDLATGKKIGAFCLSEPEAGSDATSQHTSALEMKDHYLLNGTKNWITNGSSSGICLVIAQTHPEKQHRGINVFIVEKGWEGFVVGKKEDKMGIRASDTHTLMFTDVKVPKENRIGEDGFGFKFAMGTLNGGRIGIAAQALGIAAGAFERSLHYARERKTFGKPISEHQAIQFKLSDMATRIEAARLLVYKAARLKDQGKDYVKAAAMAKLYASDVAMWVTTEAVQIHGGYGYVKEYHVERMMRDAKITQIYEGTSEIQKLVIARELLK, encoded by the coding sequence ATGGATTTTACCTTAAGTGAGGAGCATCGCGCAGTGAAGGAAGCTGCCCGAGACTTTGCCCGTACGGAGCTTTTACCGGGGGTAATCGAGAGAGATACCGTACAAAAATTTGATCCCGTACTGATAAAAAAAATGGGAGAGATGGGTTTTATGGGGATGATGGTGAGCCCGGAATACGGCGGCGGCGGGATGGACACCCTGTCTTATGTGATTGCAATGGAGGAAATTTCCAGTGTTGATGCTTCTGCTGGTGTGATCATGTCCGTCAATAATTCACTGGTATGCTGGGGCCTGGAATATTTCGGAACAGCATTTCAAAAGCAGAACTACCTTACGGATCTGGCAACAGGTAAGAAGATCGGTGCCTTTTGCCTGTCCGAACCGGAAGCAGGCTCTGATGCCACTTCACAGCATACCTCGGCATTGGAAATGAAGGACCATTATCTGCTCAATGGGACCAAAAACTGGATCACCAATGGAAGTTCGTCCGGAATATGTCTTGTAATAGCCCAGACACATCCCGAAAAACAGCATAGAGGAATTAATGTTTTTATCGTGGAAAAAGGTTGGGAGGGGTTTGTGGTGGGTAAAAAGGAAGATAAAATGGGGATCCGTGCATCAGATACCCATACCCTGATGTTTACGGATGTGAAAGTGCCAAAGGAAAACAGGATTGGAGAGGATGGTTTCGGCTTCAAATTTGCCATGGGTACCTTAAACGGTGGAAGAATTGGTATTGCAGCACAAGCGCTTGGTATTGCGGCCGGAGCTTTCGAGCGCTCCTTGCATTACGCCAGAGAAAGAAAAACTTTTGGAAAACCCATCAGCGAACACCAGGCCATCCAGTTTAAATTGTCGGATATGGCCACACGGATCGAAGCGGCCCGGCTGCTGGTTTATAAAGCGGCCCGCCTGAAAGACCAAGGGAAGGATTATGTGAAAGCGGCAGCAATGGCCAAATTATATGCGTCCGATGTAGCCATGTGGGTTACTACCGAAGCGGTTCAGATTCACGGGGGTTACGGATATGTGAAAGAATATCATGTGGAACGCATGATGCGGGATGCCAAAATTACCCAGATTTACGAGGGTACCTCTGAAATCCAAAAACTTGTAATCGCCCGGGAACTTCTAAAATAA
- a CDS encoding serine hydrolase — protein sequence MNRPQIFVLVFICLTGYLTKSVAQIRKEQTELIDRYLSVQQQSIGFNGTVMIAGNDSIVYRRSIGKASLELDVRFSPDPVFRIASITKQFTAMLVVLAAEEGKLALGDQLRKYYPQLGQSDWGNITVRQLLIHTSGLPHNEGIADYWQKISFLPLSDQQATDEVFKLKLLSVPGAKTQYSSPGYFILASILEKIYHQSYGDILREKITAPLRMDHTGVCTATAIINGMVSPYHQLADRLITAPHRDYALMKGSGNLYSTASDLLKWNMALNGSGHFNKTVTDQIFAIQNAQQVNGRNESYGYGWFLRRSSSRERDFNFTGGGTYGCSAISGYYPNANISVVILSNVSTLPVGEMQSGIESIVFGDRFDIPVVRNAVKLEPLQLYKLQGTYTADNGHQLAIFLRGDQLYAKMGQNPFFELYASDSTVFFGKKVPVQVEFEKDSNDTIKGLTASFKGQLVHFVKNK from the coding sequence ATGAACAGACCACAAATTTTTGTACTCGTTTTTATTTGCTTAACAGGCTATCTAACAAAATCCGTAGCCCAGATTCGAAAAGAACAGACCGAGTTGATTGACCGCTATTTGAGCGTACAGCAGCAATCAATTGGCTTTAACGGTACCGTTATGATTGCCGGGAATGATAGTATCGTCTATCGACGCTCCATAGGAAAAGCGTCTTTGGAGCTCGACGTCCGGTTTTCCCCGGATCCCGTTTTTCGGATAGCATCAATCACCAAACAGTTTACGGCCATGTTGGTGGTATTGGCCGCCGAAGAGGGCAAGTTAGCGCTTGGTGATCAACTCAGGAAATATTACCCCCAACTTGGCCAATCAGACTGGGGTAACATAACTGTCAGACAATTACTTATTCACACCTCAGGCCTCCCGCACAATGAAGGGATAGCGGATTACTGGCAGAAAATTTCGTTTCTTCCACTCTCGGACCAGCAGGCCACAGACGAGGTATTCAAACTGAAACTCTTGTCTGTTCCAGGGGCCAAAACGCAATATTCCAGTCCGGGATACTTTATTCTGGCAAGTATTCTGGAAAAAATTTACCATCAAAGCTACGGCGACATCCTGAGAGAGAAGATTACCGCTCCATTGCGTATGGATCACACGGGAGTATGTACTGCAACGGCCATCATCAATGGAATGGTTTCCCCCTATCATCAATTGGCAGATCGACTGATCACGGCACCACATCGGGACTACGCCTTAATGAAAGGATCTGGCAACCTGTATTCAACCGCAAGCGATCTATTAAAATGGAACATGGCCCTGAATGGCAGCGGGCATTTCAACAAAACGGTCACAGATCAGATTTTCGCTATTCAAAATGCACAACAGGTTAACGGACGTAACGAATCCTATGGCTATGGCTGGTTTCTCCGGAGATCTTCCAGCCGGGAAAGGGATTTTAATTTTACTGGTGGAGGCACTTATGGATGTTCTGCTATTTCGGGATACTATCCCAATGCAAATATATCGGTAGTCATCCTGAGCAATGTTTCGACGTTGCCTGTCGGAGAAATGCAGTCTGGCATTGAAAGCATTGTTTTTGGAGACAGGTTTGATATACCCGTTGTACGTAACGCTGTAAAACTGGAGCCATTGCAGCTATACAAACTCCAAGGAACCTATACAGCCGACAATGGGCACCAGCTGGCAATTTTTTTAAGAGGAGATCAGCTCTATGCTAAAATGGGCCAAAATCCATTTTTCGAGTTGTACGCATCGGATAGCACAGTTTTCTTTGGGAAGAAGGTGCCCGTGCAGGTTGAATTTGAAAAAGATTCAAATGACACCATTAAAGGCCTCACAGCCAGTTTCAAAGGACAATTAGTTCATTTTGTCAAAAACAAATAG
- the nadD gene encoding nicotinate (nicotinamide) nucleotide adenylyltransferase, with amino-acid sequence MKIGLFFGSFNPIHTGHLIIANTMATTTDLEQVWFVVSPQNPFKKNSGLLHEFDRFDLVERAIADNSALKVTDVEFHMPKPSYTIDTLVRIQEKFPQHEFKLIMGEDNLEQFPNWKNHDKILEYVGLYVYPRPNSRPHLFKQHPAVRFVEAPLLDISATFLRNCIKNGRSIRYMVPQAVEQMIRLRKFYV; translated from the coding sequence ATGAAAATCGGGCTGTTTTTCGGTTCTTTTAATCCCATTCATACGGGACATCTGATTATAGCCAATACCATGGCCACAACCACCGACCTTGAGCAGGTTTGGTTTGTTGTCAGCCCGCAAAATCCCTTCAAGAAAAATAGCGGGCTCCTCCACGAATTTGATCGCTTCGATCTTGTTGAACGGGCCATTGCTGACAATTCGGCATTAAAAGTCACGGATGTGGAGTTCCACATGCCCAAGCCCAGTTATACCATTGATACCCTGGTAAGAATACAGGAGAAATTTCCTCAGCATGAGTTTAAGCTCATCATGGGAGAAGACAATCTGGAACAGTTTCCAAACTGGAAAAATCACGACAAAATTCTTGAGTACGTAGGTCTATACGTATACCCTCGCCCGAACTCCCGGCCGCACCTTTTCAAACAGCATCCAGCGGTACGATTTGTGGAAGCCCCCCTGCTTGACATTTCTGCCACGTTTTTACGAAACTGCATCAAAAACGGGAGATCTATCCGGTATATGGTCCCGCAAGCTGTAGAGCAAATGATCCGGCTCAGGAAGTTCTATGTTTGA
- a CDS encoding MutS-related protein, translating into MDPLASHTLLELHILPDHNRLSALDFFDCTHSQGGRDILKKLIISPKTSLYEILSFQQVLKYMARDSTKWETNLSRSYISAAETYFNSSIGYTMSQDVFQHWFDSLIFSWRNSTEFYLVQSGLSASIRFIQALKEMTDHFVMEEIPSGLQSDFQFLRNFFQRSTVKALFGLRPHKLSKSRIFYLDYYLRISQRESFRQILDIYYRLDAYLAIVKTARSNDLVFPEFVEQPSYFSAEGLWQPLIENAIANDLFAERNKPLCLLTGANTSGKTTFLKTCGLVVYLAHLGWPVPAKALRLSYFDRLFTSIQLTDDLALGYSHFYNEMMRIREIASALYNKEKCFVIIDELFRGTNADDGHYCSNLVLNGFTRQERSFFMISTHLLELVEDMSKNSAVSLRCFKTQVLRGGFGNTFEINEGIAREKIGRMILEKTGIAGLLFGDNE; encoded by the coding sequence ATGGACCCCCTGGCTTCGCATACGCTACTCGAGCTTCATATTTTACCTGATCACAACCGCCTAAGTGCTCTTGATTTTTTCGACTGCACACATTCTCAGGGTGGGCGGGATATATTAAAAAAACTCATCATTTCGCCTAAAACCTCGCTGTACGAAATTCTTTCCTTTCAGCAGGTATTAAAGTACATGGCTCGGGATAGTACCAAATGGGAAACCAACCTTTCCCGATCTTATATTTCTGCGGCAGAAACCTATTTTAATTCCTCTATTGGCTACACCATGTCGCAGGACGTTTTCCAGCATTGGTTCGACAGCCTGATATTTTCCTGGCGCAATTCAACGGAGTTTTATCTTGTCCAGAGTGGATTGTCGGCAAGCATCAGGTTTATTCAGGCACTGAAAGAAATGACTGATCATTTTGTAATGGAAGAAATTCCGTCCGGGCTCCAAAGTGATTTCCAGTTTCTAAGGAATTTTTTCCAGAGGTCCACAGTCAAAGCACTTTTTGGCCTTAGGCCTCATAAGCTATCAAAAAGCAGAATCTTTTACCTGGATTATTATCTCAGGATTTCACAACGGGAAAGCTTCCGGCAAATCCTGGATATATATTATCGGTTGGATGCCTATCTGGCGATCGTTAAGACCGCACGGTCCAACGATCTTGTCTTTCCCGAATTTGTAGAACAACCATCTTATTTTTCGGCAGAAGGTTTGTGGCAGCCACTCATTGAAAATGCAATTGCCAATGACCTTTTTGCAGAGCGTAACAAGCCCTTATGCTTGCTGACAGGCGCGAATACCAGCGGTAAGACCACTTTTCTCAAAACATGTGGTTTGGTGGTATACCTGGCTCATTTGGGGTGGCCAGTTCCGGCCAAAGCATTACGGCTGTCTTACTTTGACCGCCTTTTTACTTCCATTCAGTTAACCGACGACCTTGCGCTGGGATATAGCCATTTTTACAACGAAATGATGCGCATCAGAGAAATTGCTTCTGCCTTATACAACAAAGAAAAATGCTTCGTTATTATTGACGAGTTATTTCGTGGAACCAACGCAGATGACGGACACTATTGCTCTAATCTCGTATTGAATGGATTTACACGTCAGGAGCGATCCTTTTTTATGATTTCAACGCATTTGTTAGAGCTTGTGGAGGATATGTCCAAAAATAGTGCTGTGTCTCTCAGATGCTTCAAAACACAGGTTCTGAGAGGTGGTTTTGGAAACACTTTTGAAATTAATGAAGGAATTGCCCGTGAAAAAATAGGGAGGATGATACTGGAAAAAACCGGGATTGCGGGATTACTGTTTGGCGATAACGAATGA
- a CDS encoding HepT-like ribonuclease domain-containing protein encodes MLQSEDRNLLSLLVMLESVSKIEIYGSGFDNAVDFFQHDDQAKFNASLLLLLNIGEQIGKLSDEIRLRNASFPFNEIRGLRNRIAHDYTGIDYEMVFDIVKKDILDIKPLLTSLIHDELLIGKFNIEEIRAAAQSPFYKHIDFNKLLPKE; translated from the coding sequence ATGTTACAAAGTGAAGATCGGAATCTGCTATCATTATTGGTGATGCTCGAATCTGTCTCGAAAATCGAGATATATGGGAGTGGATTTGATAATGCAGTTGATTTTTTCCAGCACGATGACCAGGCTAAATTCAATGCCAGTTTATTGCTGTTGCTTAACATCGGTGAGCAAATTGGCAAACTTTCAGATGAAATAAGACTCAGAAATGCGTCTTTCCCATTTAACGAAATACGCGGTCTTAGAAATCGTATTGCCCACGACTACACTGGAATTGACTATGAGATGGTGTTTGATATTGTCAAAAAGGACATTCTTGACATAAAGCCATTGCTTACCTCTTTGATACATGATGAGTTACTTATTGGCAAGTTTAATATTGAAGAAATACGTGCGGCAGCTCAAAGTCCATTTTACAAACACATAGACTTCAATAAACTATTACCAAAAGAATAA
- a CDS encoding nucleotidyltransferase family protein: MTILELEAILRKEKIFEEFGLNRLAIFGSFARGEDYHDIDILLEQDMHYKVRDQLKAKLQTILKTKVDVVPEKFADPIIVYRARKDLKYVTK, encoded by the coding sequence ATGACGATTCTTGAACTAGAAGCCATATTGCGTAAGGAGAAAATTTTCGAGGAATTTGGCCTTAATCGCCTGGCCATCTTTGGCTCATTTGCCCGTGGAGAGGATTACCATGACATTGACATTTTGCTCGAACAAGACATGCATTACAAAGTACGTGACCAATTGAAGGCAAAGTTGCAAACAATACTAAAAACAAAGGTCGACGTCGTTCCTGAGAAATTCGCAGACCCCATTATTGTGTACCGCGCACGGAAAGATTTGAAGTATGTTACAAAGTGA
- the pruA gene encoding L-glutamate gamma-semialdehyde dehydrogenase, with amino-acid sequence MSHGIFNVPALRNEPVRNYAPGSAERADLKMAIKKARSVVTEIPQYIGGEEIYSQNRQKISPPHDHSHVLGYFHEGDKTHVQRAIEVALDAAKSWSVMKWEQRAAIFLKAADLIAGPFRAEINAATMLGQSKNAYQAEIDSACELIDFLRMNVNFMHEIYGQQPVSSDGVWNRMEYRPLEGFIFAVTPFNFTAIAGNLPAAPAMMGNVVIWKPAFTQVYAAHVIMNVFRQAGLPAGVINMILADGPIAGDVIFKHPDFAGIHFTGSTRVFQTIWKRIGENIGSYKTFPRIVGETGGKDFVLAHQSADPKALATGLVRGAFEYQGQKCSAASRAYIPSNLWEQVKEYMLEDLAEIRMGGVEDFTNFVNAVIDEKAFDKITAYIDAAGKSADAQIIAGGASDKSTGYFVQPTIIEAFKTDYITLCEEIFGPVLTVYVYDADKFEEIIPVIDKTSPYALTGAVFAQDRYAIQYATEKLVNAAGNFYINDKPTGAVVGQQPFGGARASGTNDKAGSVLNLLRWVSPRVIKETLVSPQNYRYPFLNDD; translated from the coding sequence GCAGATTTAAAAATGGCGATTAAAAAGGCAAGGTCCGTGGTGACAGAGATTCCTCAATATATCGGAGGGGAAGAAATATATTCTCAGAACCGGCAAAAGATTTCACCACCGCACGATCATAGCCATGTATTGGGTTATTTCCACGAAGGAGATAAAACGCATGTTCAACGGGCCATTGAAGTAGCCCTGGACGCTGCAAAATCGTGGTCAGTAATGAAATGGGAGCAGCGAGCTGCTATTTTCCTGAAAGCGGCGGATTTGATAGCCGGACCGTTTCGTGCTGAAATAAATGCGGCTACCATGCTGGGGCAGTCCAAAAATGCCTATCAGGCGGAGATTGACAGTGCCTGTGAACTCATAGATTTCCTGAGGATGAACGTCAACTTCATGCATGAAATATACGGTCAGCAACCGGTTTCGTCAGATGGTGTCTGGAACCGCATGGAGTATCGGCCTTTGGAAGGTTTTATTTTTGCTGTAACACCCTTCAATTTTACGGCGATTGCGGGTAATCTGCCTGCTGCACCGGCAATGATGGGTAATGTAGTGATCTGGAAACCTGCGTTTACACAGGTATATGCGGCCCATGTCATTATGAATGTATTCAGACAGGCGGGCTTACCCGCTGGCGTAATTAATATGATACTGGCTGACGGACCCATAGCAGGCGATGTTATATTCAAACATCCGGATTTTGCGGGGATTCATTTTACAGGGAGTACCAGGGTATTTCAGACGATCTGGAAAAGGATAGGAGAGAATATTGGAAGCTACAAAACGTTTCCAAGGATCGTAGGAGAAACGGGTGGTAAAGACTTTGTGCTGGCCCACCAGTCTGCCGATCCCAAAGCGCTGGCAACAGGTTTGGTAAGAGGAGCATTTGAATACCAGGGGCAGAAATGTTCGGCCGCTTCCAGGGCCTATATACCCTCTAACTTATGGGAGCAGGTAAAAGAATATATGCTGGAAGACCTCGCAGAGATAAGGATGGGAGGAGTGGAAGATTTTACGAATTTCGTAAATGCGGTTATTGATGAAAAGGCATTTGATAAGATTACCGCTTATATAGATGCAGCCGGGAAGTCCGCGGATGCGCAAATAATAGCCGGTGGAGCTTCGGACAAAAGCACAGGGTATTTTGTCCAGCCAACCATCATTGAGGCGTTTAAAACTGATTATATTACCTTATGTGAGGAAATCTTTGGCCCTGTGCTGACTGTTTATGTTTATGACGCGGATAAATTTGAGGAAATCATTCCGGTAATTGATAAAACATCACCCTATGCCTTAACCGGAGCGGTGTTTGCACAGGACAGGTATGCGATACAATACGCCACAGAAAAGCTGGTAAATGCTGCTGGTAATTTCTATATTAATGATAAGCCCACCGGTGCTGTGGTAGGTCAGCAGCCATTCGGAGGGGCACGGGCTTCGGGTACGAACGATAAGGCTGGATCTGTATTAAATCTTCTGCGCTGGGTATCTCCGCGGGTTATTAAAGAAACATTGGTATCGCCCCAAAATTACAGATATCCGTTCCTGAATGACGATTAA
- a CDS encoding nuclear transport factor 2 family protein: protein MKKFALSLLLSCSSLLNFAQTTYRQPADATDCSAIFFKALLDEDSNTLKSLLSDDFSVVGMDGQMVDRDMLIDAISEGYVNVQTGILSGVRTRSYGDVGVISGSWTVKATISNNSFGGEVVFMTVCTKSGGNWKVAAVQLTPIK from the coding sequence ATGAAAAAATTTGCCCTTTCCCTTTTATTATCCTGCTCCTCCCTGCTGAACTTTGCCCAAACCACCTACAGACAACCGGCCGATGCAACCGACTGTTCGGCTATCTTTTTTAAGGCTTTGCTGGATGAGGACAGTAATACCCTGAAAAGTTTATTATCTGACGATTTCTCAGTGGTGGGCATGGATGGGCAGATGGTTGACCGGGATATGCTGATAGACGCCATATCTGAAGGGTATGTCAATGTGCAGACCGGCATACTGTCTGGAGTCAGAACGCGTTCCTACGGTGATGTAGGCGTGATCAGCGGATCGTGGACTGTGAAGGCTACCATATCCAATAACAGTTTTGGGGGAGAAGTTGTTTTTATGACCGTTTGTACGAAATCCGGCGGGAACTGGAAGGTTGCTGCGGTACAGCTCACGCCCATTAAATAA
- a CDS encoding helix-turn-helix domain-containing protein, with protein sequence MEDYNKIIESLGVKFVKARHIRILQPITIKNFYDVQNSLTILYDGEVSFGGEEPQKVEEGDMLFIPGGKHATVTYGNIQSAKPVSNEEFMTNRDNYIEAGHDPVLIGKLPNSFGLISFEAKVFDTVNFFTSLDVPPFLIKRDDQIAATINQILTEDMLDTPGKGRIIKIKTEEVVIEIIRYILKNKLFVEQLVTNSTYFKDPRLIDIFAYIKDNLGGDLSNKVLANVANVSEDYVGQYFKMLTGINPQDYIEYQRMEKAVDLLRTSKKSIRAIGSDVGYKDTAYFCRRFKMMFGIPAGKMRRRESLMNV encoded by the coding sequence ATGGAAGACTATAATAAGATTATTGAATCGCTGGGGGTGAAATTTGTAAAAGCTCGCCACATCAGGATTTTGCAACCCATTACAATTAAAAATTTCTACGACGTACAGAATTCCCTTACCATTCTTTATGATGGAGAGGTATCTTTTGGAGGGGAGGAACCCCAGAAAGTGGAAGAGGGAGATATGCTTTTTATTCCTGGAGGAAAGCATGCAACCGTAACCTATGGGAATATCCAAAGTGCGAAGCCGGTTTCAAATGAGGAATTTATGACCAACCGTGACAATTATATTGAAGCGGGTCATGATCCTGTATTAATCGGAAAATTGCCTAATTCTTTTGGTTTGATATCCTTTGAAGCAAAAGTGTTTGATACCGTTAACTTCTTTACTTCACTTGACGTTCCACCGTTTCTGATCAAAAGGGATGATCAGATAGCTGCTACTATCAACCAGATCCTGACAGAAGATATGCTGGATACACCGGGTAAGGGGCGTATCATCAAAATCAAAACGGAAGAAGTTGTTATTGAGATCATCCGTTATATACTTAAAAACAAGCTGTTTGTTGAACAATTGGTTACAAACAGTACTTATTTCAAAGATCCCCGCCTGATCGATATCTTCGCGTACATCAAGGACAACCTGGGAGGAGATCTTTCCAATAAAGTGCTGGCCAACGTTGCCAACGTATCGGAAGATTACGTAGGGCAGTACTTCAAAATGCTAACCGGTATCAACCCGCAGGACTACATCGAGTACCAGCGTATGGAAAAAGCGGTAGACCTGCTGAGGACTTCTAAAAAGAGCATTCGTGCGATTGGTTCGGATGTGGGTTACAAGGATACTGCATACTTCTGCCGTCGTTTCAAAATGATGTTTGGTATTCCGGCGGGCAAAATGCGCCGCCGTGAGTCACTGATGAACGTCTAG
- a CDS encoding RNA polymerase sigma factor: MEKQFLEMIAMHRGTIHKVSRLYRDSPEDREDLFQEIILQLWQAFPKFEGKSRVSTWIYRIALNTAMACYRKKSIMLSFTERLPDKEASNIDGENREREEQLFMILKKLNEADRALLALYFEEFDYSEMAEITGLSENHIAVKMGRIRSRLKKILNPAK, encoded by the coding sequence ATGGAAAAACAGTTTTTGGAAATGATCGCCATGCATAGAGGTACCATTCACAAGGTGTCAAGGCTTTACCGGGACAGCCCAGAGGACCGCGAGGATCTTTTTCAAGAGATCATTTTACAGTTGTGGCAAGCGTTTCCAAAATTTGAGGGCAAGTCCAGGGTAAGTACCTGGATATATCGAATCGCCCTTAACACCGCGATGGCCTGCTACCGAAAAAAGAGTATAATGTTATCATTTACCGAGCGGCTGCCAGATAAAGAAGCCAGCAACATTGATGGCGAAAACCGGGAAAGAGAGGAGCAGCTGTTTATGATACTAAAAAAGCTAAATGAAGCGGACAGAGCTTTACTAGCATTGTATTTCGAAGAGTTCGACTACAGCGAGATGGCAGAAATTACGGGACTGAGCGAAAACCACATTGCCGTAAAGATGGGAAGAATTAGATCCAGGTTAAAAAAAATCTTAAATCCAGCAAAATGA
- a CDS encoding SWIM zinc finger family protein, translating into MNLQNFNQQIDPSILKRGKAYSDDGLVVSIEEEEDGLWRAEVEGSGVYAVEVEISGIGDIERYSCDCPHDADICKHIVAVFYELKDLVEPVKIKPVKSKSVSFAELLKRVSVSELRTFVELVAKNDKHFKNRFELHFAHKDEQGDVEKKYTDLVKKLIRSCMSHGYVDYYSARDLSNKIDGVLAKAQETMDAGNFKNAVLICGVVLKQLIVDVIPSADDSNGDIGDSIFTATSLLQQIAEDESCPTDVKESLHDFLGKELANDTYFDYGDFGDHLFETFRYLSVQLNRSETFLSFAQKLPATGSDSWEVDYRTEYFIEQTILFFQETGNTTEAGKLIRQHVDIVEVRQALVEEEIGKRDYMEAKRLVYEGITVAERRKHPGTVSAWQKILLRIAVLEGDVVTERHFNLQFAFDGSFNPAYYQAWMDTFPEAERDTELRRLVQKITDEVEQEAEKHLNNQWWSKNNTLLRRLAPIYVQEKLWDKLYEVVEAYPSLEVLLAYMNYLAKDYPTQLIDLLVPALVLAGDRADSRSGYAQIASNMKDIMKLMPASKAKILEAAQILRVKYPRRPAMLDELKVIR; encoded by the coding sequence ATGAACCTCCAAAACTTCAACCAACAAATCGACCCCTCCATCCTTAAACGCGGGAAGGCGTATTCGGATGACGGGCTGGTTGTGAGCATTGAGGAAGAGGAAGACGGGTTGTGGCGTGCTGAGGTGGAGGGCTCCGGGGTTTACGCGGTGGAGGTGGAAATTTCCGGCATTGGGGATATTGAGCGCTATTCGTGCGACTGTCCGCATGATGCGGATATATGCAAACACATTGTGGCGGTGTTTTATGAACTGAAAGATCTGGTGGAACCGGTTAAAATAAAGCCGGTAAAATCGAAGTCTGTTTCTTTCGCTGAGTTGTTGAAAAGGGTGAGTGTTTCGGAGTTGCGTACGTTCGTGGAACTGGTCGCTAAAAATGATAAGCATTTTAAAAACCGGTTTGAGCTTCATTTTGCGCACAAGGATGAGCAGGGAGATGTCGAAAAGAAATATACGGATCTGGTTAAGAAGCTGATCCGGTCCTGCATGAGCCATGGATATGTCGATTACTACTCCGCCCGTGATTTGTCGAATAAAATAGATGGTGTTCTTGCCAAAGCACAGGAAACGATGGATGCCGGGAATTTTAAGAATGCCGTCCTGATTTGCGGCGTGGTTCTGAAACAGCTGATCGTCGATGTCATACCCAGCGCAGATGATTCCAATGGCGATATCGGAGACAGTATTTTCACAGCCACATCCTTGCTGCAGCAGATCGCAGAAGACGAATCTTGCCCAACGGATGTAAAGGAAAGCTTGCACGATTTCCTGGGGAAAGAGCTCGCAAACGACACGTATTTCGATTACGGAGATTTCGGAGATCATTTGTTTGAAACGTTCCGCTATCTATCCGTACAACTGAACCGCTCCGAGACATTTCTTTCATTTGCCCAAAAACTGCCTGCAACGGGATCAGACTCATGGGAAGTCGACTATCGTACCGAATATTTTATCGAACAAACCATCCTTTTTTTTCAGGAAACCGGAAACACCACAGAAGCCGGGAAGCTTATCAGGCAGCATGTAGATATCGTCGAGGTCAGGCAGGCATTGGTGGAAGAGGAAATCGGGAAAAGAGACTACATGGAGGCAAAAAGGCTGGTTTATGAGGGGATCACTGTCGCAGAAAGAAGAAAACACCCCGGTACGGTTTCCGCTTGGCAAAAGATACTCCTTCGCATAGCTGTTCTGGAGGGCGACGTTGTTACGGAACGGCATTTCAACCTCCAGTTTGCTTTTGATGGTAGCTTTAATCCGGCGTATTATCAAGCCTGGATGGATACATTTCCGGAAGCAGAACGGGATACGGAGCTGCGCCGTCTTGTTCAGAAAATCACGGATGAAGTGGAGCAGGAAGCCGAAAAGCATCTGAATAACCAATGGTGGTCTAAAAACAATACTTTGCTTAGGCGGCTCGCACCGATATATGTACAGGAAAAACTTTGGGATAAGCTTTATGAGGTAGTAGAAGCGTATCCCAGTCTGGAGGTACTGCTCGCATACATGAACTATTTGGCCAAAGATTATCCAACTCAGCTAATCGATCTGCTTGTTCCCGCGCTCGTGCTTGCCGGCGACCGGGCCGACTCGCGTTCGGGTTATGCACAGATAGCTTCCAACATGAAGGATATCATGAAGTTGATGCCGGCGAGTAAAGCTAAAATTCTGGAAGCTGCGCAAATTTTAAGAGTAAAATACCCACGAAGACCTGCGATGCTGGATGAATTGAAAGTGATCAGATGA